Within the Catalinimonas niigatensis genome, the region ATCCTGGTTTACCAGCTCTACGAAGTATTTCGCCAGCATGATCATCACATAGAGAGCTTTGACAGATTTTACTTTTGGGGAGAAATGCTTCTGGCAGATTTTAGCGAAGTAGATATGGCTTTGGTCAATGCGCGTGATCTCTTCACCAATCTCAAAGATCTAAAATCAATTGAAGCAGGATACGATTACCTCTCAGAAGAGCAAAAGAAAATTATCGCTCGTTTTTGGGAGAGTTTTCGCTACGATCAGGAGGAAAACGTAGTAAGTAGTTCGCAGGATCGTTTTCTCATCTTCTGGAATAAACTTTTTCCGGTGTATCAGCAGTTTCGTAATGAATTGCTGGAGCAGGGCCTGGCTTATGAAGGTTTGTTGTACAGACATATTGCAGAATCTTTGACAGAAGAGGAAGCCCGTGGATCGCAGGAGCAATTTGTCTTTGTGGGCATGAATGCTTTGAAAAATGCAGAATTGCAGATACTCAACCGCTTGATCAGCAGCGGTAAAGCTACTGTGTATTGGGATACAGATGTCTACTATCTAAACCATGAAGTGCAGGAAGCAGGGATGTTCCAAAGGAAATATGCCCGCTCCAAAATACTTGGCCCCACTTTTCCATCCAGTATAGCAGATCATTATCATAGCGGAAGCAGACGGCATATCCATATGCACGGAGTACCGCTGGAAGTAGGACAGGCCAAGAAAGTAGGAGAATACCTTCTGGAACTCAGCCAAAAAGAGGGCTTTGATCCCGAACGTTGTGTTATCGTACTTCCTGAGGAACATATGTTATTTCCGGTTTTGCATGCTCTGCCTCCGGCAATCCGCAAAGTGAATGTGACGATGGGGTATCCGCTGCGCAGTACTTCTCTCTACAGCTTTATAGAGCACATACTTAACCTACAACTGGAAAAGAGGCAGCAGGGTACGCAGGCCTATGTCTATCACTTTGAAACGCTGCTGGCTTTGTTGAGGCATCCTTATATCAAAAACTACCTGCCTGCCGAAGCAGATGAGAATATTCAGGACATCAAAAAGAGTAATGCAATATATGTCAATCCTGCAGGACTGAAAGGTAAGCCATCGTTTTATCAAAAAGTATTGGCTCCGGTAGAGGATGTGCCTTCACTTTTTGACTATCTGCAACAATTGAGTATGCTCTTACACCAGATGCTGCATACACAAAATGAAACAGAACAGGAAGAGATACATGAAACTATCCCCGGTTCATCCGATATAGATAATTCAGCAAGATCTGAAAAAGAGGCTCCTGTATCTTTGCAGAACATGTCTGTGCCAGATGTGCCTATGCTGGAACAGGAACTGCTTTATCATTTTTATATCCATCTCAACCGACTGAAATCACTTACCCAGGAGCGGCATTTTGATTTTGAGCTTCCAGCTTTTATCAAATTACTCCGACAGGTATTTCAGTCACTTAGAGTACCTTTTACCGGTGAGCCCCTAAGAGGGCTACAAATTATGGGGCTTTTAGAAACCAGGAACCTGGATTTTGATCATGTATTTGTGCTCTCTATGAATGAAGGAATTATGCCTGCTTCAGAGAGCCAAACCTCTTTCATTCCGGCCAATCTCCGAAAGGGTTTTGGCATATTCGGTGTTGATCAGCAGGATGCTTTTTATGCCCATGCTTTCTTTCGTTTGTTGCATCATGCCCAGGAAGTACATCTTTTTTACAATACAGAAGATACCTCTACACTCAATGGAGAGATGAGCCGCTTCCTTTATCAGCTTTACTATGAGTCGGAGAGGACACAAAATGATGAATTGCGCTTCCCTGATGCTGCCGGAGATTTTGTAGTGAGCCGAGACTTCTTGAGCATGAAGATAGCGCCAACTTCACCAATAAAGATTTCTATGGCTAAGACTGAGGAAGTATGGAAGCACTTGCTGGTATATCGTAAAGGAAGTAGTTATCCCAGGCAATCCATGCTTACACCTTCAGCACTGAATACTTATCTGGATTGCCGCCTTAAGTTTTATTATCAATACGTAGTGTGCATGCGAGAGATGGAGGAAGTTGAGGATGAACTGGATGCCAAGGTATTTGGCAACATACTGCACAAAACCATGGAAGTATTGTACAAAGACTTTGTGCAACTGAAAGGAAGCAGAACTATTGAAGCACAGGATTGTCTGCAACTCAAAAGTGGAAAGCTGGATGAAGCTATACATAAAGGTTTTAAAGAACATTATCGGCAGGAAAAAGAGCAGGAATTCAATTTTGAGGGAAGAAATATCATCGCCCGGGAAATTGTGAGAAAAATGGGCAGGCAGATTTTGGATCATGATAGTCGTTATGCCCCTTTTGAAATCGTCAGCCTGGAAGAAAGAGGAAAGCAGGGCTACTATGCTGATTTGGAAATTGATGTAGATGGAGAGAAATTTTGCATAGCATTCAAAGGGATCATTGACAGAGTAGACCGTAAAGACAATGTGGTAAGGGTACTGGATTATAAAACCGGTCGGGATGAGCGGAAAACTCCAGACATAGATTCGCTGTTTGACAGAGAACATCCCAGAAGAAACAAAGCAGCGATGCAGGCCTTATTCTATGCCTGGCTTTACCAGGAAACCCAAAATAAGCAAGAAGAAAAGGTCATTTCCGGATTGGTCAATGCTGCTGAACTATTTAAAGAGGATTTTGATCCAAGGCTGAAAATTGGAGAGGAAACCATGGAAGATTTTGCAGATTACCGGGAAATTTTTTTGTCAGGGTTGATAAATCTTGTTCAGGAAATATTCAACAGGAAAATCCCTTTTGATCAGACTACTGACGATAAAAAATGCAATTTTTGCCCATATGCCAATATTTGTTATTAATTTGACTACAGATTTGATCATACATTCTTATCAAAAGATGTAAAGCGATGTATTGTTCATCGGTTTAAGAATGTATTGAAAATCTCTTTAATGATTCGGGTAAAAATAATTTCTTTACATTCAATAAGAATTTTGAGTCAGTACATTTAGTATATGAGAGGGGTAAGCTTAGCTATATTTTTTTTGACCTTTACAGCAAATGTTTCACTTAAAGCACAGGCTCTTTTTGTGGGCACAGAACAGCAGCTCTGGGTTAGCAATGGAGGGATGCTCACAGTACATGGGGATTTGGATAATGCTGGAGAAATCACCAACAATGGTGAGCTGAGTGTGAGTGGAAACTGGACTATGCAGGGAGAATATGTAGAGGGTACAGGTTTAGTCGTTTTGAACGGAAAGGAAGGGCAGCAGATAGACCATGACGGACAGCGTTTTTTTCAGCTAAGCATAGAGAGCGGCGGTGATAAATCAATTTTATCAAACATCCTTGTGTCATCAGCACTTTATCTGGATAGTGGAATCATCAGAGCTGAAAACGATCAGCAAGTCATTCTTGCTGCGGAAGCAGAGATCTTCGGAGGTAATCAGGATTCCTTCGTGGAAGGTATTGTCGTAAACAGTGGTACGGGATATAAGCTTTTTCCTGTAGGAAAGGATAATCAGTATCTGCCCGTTGAGCTGCTTGATGTACGGGGAAACAATCCTATGCTTAGCGCCGAAGTAATTGAACCCCAACCTCAACCTTTGGACCTGAGCGGTTTGGAGAGGGTGTCTTCGCAACGCTATTGGCAGGTAAATACTTTAATGGGTAACTACGAGGGTTCAGTAGTGAGACTTGGGATAGCAGATGAGCCTGATTTTAGTACGCTGAGTGGATTAGTTGTAGCTGCTGCACCCCAGCTGTCTTCAACTTATATCAGTTTGGGTGCTGCTGAAGTGGTGGGCACCCTGGATGAGGGAAGCATTACCAGTGAAAATCCTACTAATTTACCAATCCTTACCTTAGGCCTGAGCGCTGAGTTTTCAGAAGAGGGTGAAGTATTGGTTCCCAATGCCTTTGCGCCGGATTCACCCCTGGAGGAGGATAGAAATCTCTCTATTTTTGCAGTCAATCTGGCGCCTGAAGATTTTGTTTTTCGTATTTTTAATCGCTGGGGCAAACTGGTTTATGAAACTACCTCCCTCGACGAAGCTTTGGAAACTGGTTGGAATGGGATCAATCAGGAGACAAATCAACCTGCCCAGTTTGGCGTGTATAGCTACTATCTGAGCGGTAAATTCAGCGATAATGAGCCTGTTATGAAGAAAGGGACACTAACCCTTTTTCGTTAAAAAAATATGAGCCTGATTTTTTCACATATCACTCCTATTAAAAGATGCATATCCATGTCCTTTTGTTGCCTATTGTATGGAATATGGGGTGAGGCTCAGGCACAGGAAGTCCGATTTTCTCAGTATCAGACTGTACCCTTGTTGACAAACCCTGCCTTTGCCGGAACCCAATCGGATTATGCGCTGCATCTTAACTATCGCATGCAAAACATAGGCTTACTTGCCTACAGAACCGGATATTTTTCTTTTACAATTCCTTTGTATGATCAGTCCCAGGAACCCAGGCAGGTAGGCGGGCTTTCTCTGGGAGCCATCAACGACATGGCAGGTGAGGCAGGTGAAATCAAAACCAATGGCGCAAGTCTTTCCGGTGCTTATAGTGTGCTTTTTGATCGCTACGGAGTACAGTCTCTTACCTTTGGTTTGCAGGGCGAGTACATGCTAACCAGTATAGATTTTGGTAACCTGCACTGGCCTTCACAGATCACCTATTACGGTTTTGATCCTGGCCGCAGGCCTACAGATGTACTGGAAGGTAGAAGCAGCTTTGTCCGCTTCAATGCCGGGATGATCTGGTCATATAATCCGGGCAACAACCAGTTAAAAGCAGAGCAGAAATTAAAGCTGTTTGGAGGGTTTGCAGTATCCAACCTCAATGCACCCAGCCCTAGTTTTTTGCAGAATGGTGAATATGCCATGTCTTTGTTGTACAAGATTCATGGAGGTGCAGAAGTACCGCTGGGAAATAGATTAAGTCTGGCTCCTGATTTTATTGTGATGATGCAAAATAGCCTTCACCAGTTTACTTTAGGAAGTCTGCTCAACTATGAGAAAGAGGTGCGCACCTCTACCAATCCTAATATTACGAAATTAAACCTTTTTGCAGGGGTTTGGTATCGTTCTACCGATGCGGTTGTGCTGCTGGTAGGAGCCTCCAATCGCAAATTTAACGCTGCATTTAGCTATGACCTCAATACAGTGCCAGCCAAGGCTGGAATAAATGGGCAGGGAGCTGTTGAACTTTCTTTGTCATTTAAGTTTTTAAAAGAAAAAAGTCCCAGAAAGATATCATCACCGCTTTTTTGAACAGCCTAAAATATGCGAATTTGTCATATACACCTAGCTAAGCTTCAAAGAAGAACTTTTTTTTACCTTGCCCTGAGCAGCTGTTTTTTTATCCTGGGTTTGGCAGACCTCTCTGCTCAGCAATTAGCACGAGCAGATGCTTTCTTTGAAGCCCAGCAATATTACACTGCTTCCAGTATTTATAAAGACATTGTATCCCAAGATACTACGCATTATCATGCAGCATTTAAACTGGCGCATTGTTACCGCCATCTGTTTGATTATCGCAAAGCAGAAAACTACTATGGATTAGTCGCTCAAAATGCCGCTCAGAACTTCCCGCTTTCGCTTTATTATTATGCGCAGATCCTTAAGTATAACCAAAAGTATGAGGAGGCCATAAGCTGGTATGAGCAGTTTCTCAAGCGCCCTCATGAGCTTACCCAAGATTATAGAAAACAGGCAGAAAGAGAAAAACAAGGATGTATTCAGGCTATGTTGGAGCAGCCTTCTGCAGAGGGTAAAATTCAACTGATACGCTTGCCTGAACCGATCAATACTGCCTATCAGGAGTTTGCGCCGGCTATTTACCGGCATGATTCCCTGCTGGCTTTTAGTTCTTCCAGAGTACGGAACGACGAAAGGGTCAGCAACAGGTCAGGAGAGGGTTTTTCTGATCAGTATCTTGTAGAACAGGATAGCATTCAGTGGCAGGATATTTCTGATGCAGGACGTTTTGAAAAACTCAATTCAAAATGGGCAGATGCCAGCGGCTCTTTTACAGCAGATGGAAGTAAGTATTACTTTACGCATTGTAGTCCTTCCAGTGGTTTGTGTAGCATCTATGTATCAGAATGGAGTCAGGATAAATGGCAGGAGGCGGAATTACTCAGCCAAACGATAAACCTGGCCGGAAGTAACAGCAAACAGCCATCTGTTTCTTCTGAAGGTGATACCTTGTTTTTTGTATCTGATCGTCCCGGAGGGCAGGGTGGAACTGATATCTGGATGAGCAGACTGGGTGCAAATGGAGACTGGCAGCCTGCTCTCCCTCTCGGAGAAGAAATCAACACAGCACAAGATGAAATTTCACCCTTTTACAGTAGTAAAAATTCACTTTTGGTCTTTGCATCAGATGGCAGGCAGGGATTGGGAGGTATGGATTTGTATATGGCAAATATCAATACAGACGTAAAAAATACAGCCATCGCCTTGCCTTCCCCTTTTAATTCCAGTAAAGATGATTGTTATCTGGTTTTTGGTTCTAACAATGGGTACATGGCATCCAACCGGGAAGGAAATTTTGATATCTATGGTTTCAAAAAGAAAGCTAACCAATCATTTCAGCAATTTTTGCAGGGTATGCCAGCAGATCTTTTGACCAGTATCGCTGGCAAAGGGAAAGTATTTGATGAAATCATCTCAGATTACTCTGTCCTGCTAAACCATGATGAAGAGGATATGACAGTTATGCGATCCAGTGGACAGGATTATTTACGCAATGGATCATCTCGCTTTGTATTAAGTTCAGATGTGAAGGACATTCGCCTTGAACAACTTCGTGACGAAAAAGCCTTGTCTCAGGGCACGAGTATTTCAGTATCACCAACGAATAGCGCCGATACTTTGGCGGATAAAAATCTCTTAATTTCCTTTTCTACCTATCAGGTGAGCGATCAGGAGATGGTGGAGATAAGAGGAACGATTATCAATAAAGATCAAAATTTACCAGTGACCACTTTGAGTTTGTATTTACTGGATGAAGAGGGAAATATCAATAAAATTACTACGACCAATGCACAGGGGGAGTTTAGGTTTGTTAACCTGGAAGCATCCACTTCTTACCAAATCAGATCTGCCGGTGATCAGAATCAACAGAACCTGGGTTTGGAAAATTTAAGGGTTTTTGGCTATGGGGAAGATTTTACTACGCTAAAGTTTGAGAATATTTATTTTGATTTTAATCAGGCCTATCTCAGAAATGAAGCCAGGGTAGCTTTGGATCAACTGGCAGCTATTTATCAACAATACCCTTCATCCGTCATAGAAATTAATGCTTTCACGGATAGCACTGGCAATGACGTCTACAACCTTCAGTTGAGCCGTGAAAGAGGACAGGCTGCTTTTGATTATCTGCTTGAGAAGGGCGTTGACCGTTCTTCTCTGGTTTTCAATGCCAAAGGTGTTTCTACGGCTATTGTGTCATCCAATTCCTATATCAGCCAGCAACTCAATCGTCGTATTGAGTTTTATGTAACAGGAAGAGATTTACTGTACAAATCAGAAATTGTGACCCGCATGCTTCGCCCACAGGTTACGCTTTATACGCTGGCTAATGAAACAGGAATGAGTCTGGAGGAAATCAAAAGCCTGAATGGAATCAGTGGAAATGAGTTGCAAGCGTACAAACCCATAAGAATTTATCAATGGGCCTTTGAGAAAGCTCCTGGTTTATTTTATCAGATGCAAGTACGCTCCGAATGATATCCCGCTTGAGAAAGAGTCATAAAATAATACTAAATTGTGCGGTAAGTAATCAGATGTGCATATGAAATATAAAGGAAGTAGCTGCTTTGCTATATGTATACTCATTTTCCTGATTGGTAACCAACAGGCATGGTCGCAGAATAACGTTGGGATTGGTACCAATGAGCCCAATAGCAATGCAGTCTTACAGATAGTAGCGCCTACAGGAGATCAGGGTTTGCTTATTCCTACCCTCACTACCGATGAGAGAGAAGCTACTGCCTTCACCTCAAGGTTAGGCACGGCTGAGAATGGGCTTATGGTATTTGATACTGATTTAAATACTTTCTTTTTTTGGATAAACGATCAATGGCAGCCTATTGTCAGTGGACGTGCTTCACAGTTTTTGTTAGCAGGTGAAGGGATTGAGATTACAGAAGATAGTATCATTAGCAATATTGGTGACACTGATTCTACCAATGACATCACCAATGCTACACTGGCAGAAGGAGACCTGAGTGGCACATTTCCTGAACTTACCATTGTACCAAGTGCAGTGACTACCGAAAAGATAGCCGATGCTTCAGTAAATTCAGTAAAAATTGCCAACAACACAATTCTTCCTCAGGACCTGCAATCGCCTGGTGCCGGTAAAGTACTGATTACCACCAGTGGCGGTACTGTATTTTGGGAAAATCAGTCACTTTTTGGGATCACTTTCTTACAGGAAGGGCATATCTACATTGGAAACAGCAGTAATCAGCCCTCGGCGCTGGAAATCAGGGGAGATGGGAGAATTCTGATTGGTAATAGCACATCGGCCAACGCAGTCAATGTGAGCGGAGATATCAGCTTAAACAGTACCGGAAATGCACAAATTAATGAAAACGCAGTAGGCAGCACAGAATTGCAAAACCTATCGGTGACTACCAATAAACTGGCGGATGCTTCAATTACTTCTGCCAAATTGGGAAATAATGCGGTGGAATCAACAAAAATCATTGATGGTGCGGTAACTACTGCTAAACTTGCAAATGATGCAGTTGATGCAACTAAGATAGCCGATGGAGTTATTGAAAACATACATGTCAGTGCTACAGCAGCCATTGATGGAAGTAAAATCAATCCAAATTTTGGCACTCAGAAAGCTAGCTCTGCTATTACTGAGGCAACGGATGCTCCTAATACACTCACTACCAAGGGATATGTTGATGGGTTAGAAGTAGGTATTAACAGAATTACACCTTTGGCTGCTGCTAATATTATTGTAGGTAATGGAACAGCAAACCAGGCGGTATCAATATCAGGGGATGCTACAATGGATGCCACAGGAGAACTTACTTTAACCAGCAATGCTGCAGCTACTTTAGGACTTGGTTCATTGGCCTTTCAGGATGCAGGTGCAGTGAATATTACTGGTGGTACAGTTGAAGCTGATTTGAATGCTGATAATATTGTGTCTGGTACTTTGGATGAAGCGCATTTACCAACGATAAGCGGAATTGAGGGTACATATGGTGGCAGTGGACAGTACATAGAATCTGTCACCGTAGATGTCAGAGGCAGAGTCACCAGTATAAGCGCAAATATACCCCCCAGCGATCGTCGGCTGAAAGAAAACATCCAACCTCTTGATAATAGTCTTGATAAAGTTTTACAACTCAGCCCAGCACAATACCAGTGGATAGATCCTGAAAAAGAAGGGACCAGCTATGGTCTGATTGCTCAGGAACTGGCCGAGGTATATCCTGCATTGGTAAAAAAGCGTAGCGATGGATATTTTGGTGTAAATTATATAGAACTGATACCGGTGCTTATCAAAGCAGTACAGGAACAACAACTACAGATAGAGGAGCTTAAGTCGGAGCGTGCGCAAATACCACAACCTCTGAGTGATACTGAAGTTGAATTACAAAATCTGAAAACAGAGAACAATCAGCTCAGGCAGGAAATTGAAGTCATCAAAAAAGCATTGGGATTGACAGAAAAAGCTTCGTTAAATGATTAACTACCAGGCATAAGTCACTCCACCACTGATAAAGTAAGGAGCACCGATGGCCAGCTCTCCTCCTAGCTTCCAATGGGTACTGAGAGGAAAATTACCGCCCAGCAGGATGAGCTGAGGGGTTACTGTAGCTCCCAAAGCAAGATTGATAAACCTGTCGGGGCTAAAATTAGGATCACCTACATTCGTATCCGAAGACCAGTTGGAGATACCCAAACGAATTCCTGAGTACAAGCGAAATGACTGCGAAAGCTGGTACCAGTACAGTGCTCTTACTGAAAAGTTGAGACGCGTAAGTTTAGAGCCAAAGTCCTCAGTAATAGTTTGGCCATCCTGTTCATACTGGTAGTTTTCATAAAAAGCATTGATGCGCTGATAGGCAACTGCTGCACCCAGGCTTACTCTTTCGTATATCCGATTGTCATAACTGAGATAAAAAGAGGGGGTCGCAGAAATATCAATATCCTCTACTACATTGACATCATTGGCAATATTAACAAAAACACCTATCCAGCTTAGCCCTGCATGCAACTGAAGCTGGTGCTTTTGCTGAATCTGCTCCTGTGCCTGTACCTGAAAAGCTGTAAAAATAAAGAAGGTCAGCCCTGTAATAGTTTTTTTCATACAGAGATAACCTTCAAATATTAAAAATGATTGTCTTGACTAGCTTAATTCTTCTGCTACGTTTTGCACCTCCTGCCAAACGCGGAACACATTCTTATAACAGATTTTTTCTATATCCTCTTCAGAATAGCCTCTTTGCAGGAGTTCAGCAATCAGGTTGGGGTAATCAGAAGCATCTTTCAGTCCGGTAG harbors:
- a CDS encoding PD-(D/E)XK nuclease family protein, translating into MDRISFLQAFISTLQKDFADTLHKTTIVFPNRRAGLFFKDKLAKSTAQAKLMPQVLTFEDMAVRMSKLVLADKLILVYQLYEVFRQHDHHIESFDRFYFWGEMLLADFSEVDMALVNARDLFTNLKDLKSIEAGYDYLSEEQKKIIARFWESFRYDQEENVVSSSQDRFLIFWNKLFPVYQQFRNELLEQGLAYEGLLYRHIAESLTEEEARGSQEQFVFVGMNALKNAELQILNRLISSGKATVYWDTDVYYLNHEVQEAGMFQRKYARSKILGPTFPSSIADHYHSGSRRHIHMHGVPLEVGQAKKVGEYLLELSQKEGFDPERCVIVLPEEHMLFPVLHALPPAIRKVNVTMGYPLRSTSLYSFIEHILNLQLEKRQQGTQAYVYHFETLLALLRHPYIKNYLPAEADENIQDIKKSNAIYVNPAGLKGKPSFYQKVLAPVEDVPSLFDYLQQLSMLLHQMLHTQNETEQEEIHETIPGSSDIDNSARSEKEAPVSLQNMSVPDVPMLEQELLYHFYIHLNRLKSLTQERHFDFELPAFIKLLRQVFQSLRVPFTGEPLRGLQIMGLLETRNLDFDHVFVLSMNEGIMPASESQTSFIPANLRKGFGIFGVDQQDAFYAHAFFRLLHHAQEVHLFYNTEDTSTLNGEMSRFLYQLYYESERTQNDELRFPDAAGDFVVSRDFLSMKIAPTSPIKISMAKTEEVWKHLLVYRKGSSYPRQSMLTPSALNTYLDCRLKFYYQYVVCMREMEEVEDELDAKVFGNILHKTMEVLYKDFVQLKGSRTIEAQDCLQLKSGKLDEAIHKGFKEHYRQEKEQEFNFEGRNIIAREIVRKMGRQILDHDSRYAPFEIVSLEERGKQGYYADLEIDVDGEKFCIAFKGIIDRVDRKDNVVRVLDYKTGRDERKTPDIDSLFDREHPRRNKAAMQALFYAWLYQETQNKQEEKVISGLVNAAELFKEDFDPRLKIGEETMEDFADYREIFLSGLINLVQEIFNRKIPFDQTTDDKKCNFCPYANICY
- a CDS encoding T9SS type B sorting domain-containing protein; this encodes MTFTANVSLKAQALFVGTEQQLWVSNGGMLTVHGDLDNAGEITNNGELSVSGNWTMQGEYVEGTGLVVLNGKEGQQIDHDGQRFFQLSIESGGDKSILSNILVSSALYLDSGIIRAENDQQVILAAEAEIFGGNQDSFVEGIVVNSGTGYKLFPVGKDNQYLPVELLDVRGNNPMLSAEVIEPQPQPLDLSGLERVSSQRYWQVNTLMGNYEGSVVRLGIADEPDFSTLSGLVVAAAPQLSSTYISLGAAEVVGTLDEGSITSENPTNLPILTLGLSAEFSEEGEVLVPNAFAPDSPLEEDRNLSIFAVNLAPEDFVFRIFNRWGKLVYETTSLDEALETGWNGINQETNQPAQFGVYSYYLSGKFSDNEPVMKKGTLTLFR
- a CDS encoding PorP/SprF family type IX secretion system membrane protein, giving the protein MSFCCLLYGIWGEAQAQEVRFSQYQTVPLLTNPAFAGTQSDYALHLNYRMQNIGLLAYRTGYFSFTIPLYDQSQEPRQVGGLSLGAINDMAGEAGEIKTNGASLSGAYSVLFDRYGVQSLTFGLQGEYMLTSIDFGNLHWPSQITYYGFDPGRRPTDVLEGRSSFVRFNAGMIWSYNPGNNQLKAEQKLKLFGGFAVSNLNAPSPSFLQNGEYAMSLLYKIHGGAEVPLGNRLSLAPDFIVMMQNSLHQFTLGSLLNYEKEVRTSTNPNITKLNLFAGVWYRSTDAVVLLVGASNRKFNAAFSYDLNTVPAKAGINGQGAVELSLSFKFLKEKSPRKISSPLF
- a CDS encoding OmpA family protein translates to MRICHIHLAKLQRRTFFYLALSSCFFILGLADLSAQQLARADAFFEAQQYYTASSIYKDIVSQDTTHYHAAFKLAHCYRHLFDYRKAENYYGLVAQNAAQNFPLSLYYYAQILKYNQKYEEAISWYEQFLKRPHELTQDYRKQAEREKQGCIQAMLEQPSAEGKIQLIRLPEPINTAYQEFAPAIYRHDSLLAFSSSRVRNDERVSNRSGEGFSDQYLVEQDSIQWQDISDAGRFEKLNSKWADASGSFTADGSKYYFTHCSPSSGLCSIYVSEWSQDKWQEAELLSQTINLAGSNSKQPSVSSEGDTLFFVSDRPGGQGGTDIWMSRLGANGDWQPALPLGEEINTAQDEISPFYSSKNSLLVFASDGRQGLGGMDLYMANINTDVKNTAIALPSPFNSSKDDCYLVFGSNNGYMASNREGNFDIYGFKKKANQSFQQFLQGMPADLLTSIAGKGKVFDEIISDYSVLLNHDEEDMTVMRSSGQDYLRNGSSRFVLSSDVKDIRLEQLRDEKALSQGTSISVSPTNSADTLADKNLLISFSTYQVSDQEMVEIRGTIINKDQNLPVTTLSLYLLDEEGNINKITTTNAQGEFRFVNLEASTSYQIRSAGDQNQQNLGLENLRVFGYGEDFTTLKFENIYFDFNQAYLRNEARVALDQLAAIYQQYPSSVIEINAFTDSTGNDVYNLQLSRERGQAAFDYLLEKGVDRSSLVFNAKGVSTAIVSSNSYISQQLNRRIEFYVTGRDLLYKSEIVTRMLRPQVTLYTLANETGMSLEEIKSLNGISGNELQAYKPIRIYQWAFEKAPGLFYQMQVRSE
- a CDS encoding tail fiber domain-containing protein, which codes for MKYKGSSCFAICILIFLIGNQQAWSQNNVGIGTNEPNSNAVLQIVAPTGDQGLLIPTLTTDEREATAFTSRLGTAENGLMVFDTDLNTFFFWINDQWQPIVSGRASQFLLAGEGIEITEDSIISNIGDTDSTNDITNATLAEGDLSGTFPELTIVPSAVTTEKIADASVNSVKIANNTILPQDLQSPGAGKVLITTSGGTVFWENQSLFGITFLQEGHIYIGNSSNQPSALEIRGDGRILIGNSTSANAVNVSGDISLNSTGNAQINENAVGSTELQNLSVTTNKLADASITSAKLGNNAVESTKIIDGAVTTAKLANDAVDATKIADGVIENIHVSATAAIDGSKINPNFGTQKASSAITEATDAPNTLTTKGYVDGLEVGINRITPLAAANIIVGNGTANQAVSISGDATMDATGELTLTSNAAATLGLGSLAFQDAGAVNITGGTVEADLNADNIVSGTLDEAHLPTISGIEGTYGGSGQYIESVTVDVRGRVTSISANIPPSDRRLKENIQPLDNSLDKVLQLSPAQYQWIDPEKEGTSYGLIAQELAEVYPALVKKRSDGYFGVNYIELIPVLIKAVQEQQLQIEELKSERAQIPQPLSDTEVELQNLKTENNQLRQEIEVIKKALGLTEKASLND